In one Nicotiana tomentosiformis chromosome 6, ASM39032v3, whole genome shotgun sequence genomic region, the following are encoded:
- the LOC104119227 gene encoding uncharacterized protein: MTTSKETKLSMKLLIDTTARKVLFAEAEKDCVDFLFHILSLPVGTVTRLLKEKEMKCGCLPNLYESVENLNDKYIQSNQCKDILLKPKSSVGNITSVPFLLLNDVPTPERSFYCCSYNSGHYTVSDDPSALCPTCQYSMSRKLTYVAPPDSKEAEAATGGFVKDVITCMVTDDLVVKPMSTISSIALLNKFSVRDIAVLQEEVVSIGMEEALELLKASFESKTVLTSVFMSRIKMEK; encoded by the exons ATGACTACTTCTAAAGAAACCAAATTGAGCATGAAGCTTTTGATTGACACCACGGCTCGCAAAGTCCTATTTGCTGAGGCTGAAAAAGATTGTGTTGATTTCCTCTTTCACATTCTCTCTTTGCCAGTGGGAACTGTCACTAGACTTCTTAAGGAGAAAGAAATGAAATGTGGATGCTTGCCTAACCTCTACGAAAGCGTCGAAAATCTTAATGACAAGTACATTCAATCGAACCAATGCAAGGATATCCTTTTAAAACCCAAATCTTCAGTTGGGAATATCACGTCAGTTCCTTTTCTATTGCTTAATGACGTTCCGACACCTGAGAGGAGTTTCTATTGTTGTTCCTACAATAGTGGTCACTATACTGTTTCTGATGACCCTAGTGCTCTATGTCCTACTTGTCAGTATAGTATGTCAAGAAAGTTGACGTATGTTGCTCCGCCGGATTCAAAGGAAGCTGAGGCAGCTACTGGTGGTTTTGTGAAGGATGTAATCACATGTATGGTGACGGATGACTTAGTGGTTAAGCCCATGTCCACCATTTCTAGCATTGCCCTTCTCAACAAGTTTAGTGTCCGGGATATTGCTGTGCTGCAGGAGGAAGTAGTAAGTATTGGAATGGAAGAG GCGCTGGAGTTGCTGAAAGCATCTTTCGAGTCGAAAACAGTTCTGACAAGTGTTTTCATGAGCCGCATAAAAATGGAGAAATAG